The following is a genomic window from Plasmodium yoelii strain 17X genome assembly, chromosome: 12.
AATCATATTCTCCAGATTTAGTTAAATCATCGGGAAAAATCTTCCAAAAAGTATCAAACTCTTTACACTAAGAaaccattttaaaaaatcaaataaaaatgtctatTAAAATGAacttattaatttatatataatacaatatcaaaaatgtgtaataacaaacatttttattcaagAAATTGTATGTACCACTTTACTAGTCAACATATtggaaatttatttttgaactataaattaagtacatcatattaatttcatatatactGCATCAAAATAGGGGCGTAAACTTGGATTCTCTATATAACAATtatctgtagttaaatacattttattctcagtattaatttaaaattaatgaaagtaataatatagtaGTAACAGCATAGTAAGTTTATAtagaatttattaaaatttggTAGGCTGCCTTAAATTggagatatatattttggccatatgtataacataatttatgcttaaatttatgattattaataatatccattataaaacttaaataattttgtaatGAGTTTAAAGTACATCTCCTTATATTTATGTCTCAATAGAGAAAAATACGTATTTGTTTCtcatgttttaataaatagaTATATACCCCTGAGCCTGTAAATGTgtacaaattaataaatatattattactataattttaaaaaatataaatagttattttttaaaatataataaatttttatatacttgtttcttataacatataatatagtttttcaAACTATGTTGCTTATAtctctatgcaaattatataaatttatattgtttttaatgaatatagataaattaaaaaaaaaaataatgcatTAAATAACCTTTTTTTATTCGTATATACTCcaatttatatgtataccttattgggaaatttatattttattttacacataatttccattctttaaaaaaattaaaactgaaatcatatttattaagctatttataagcttaaatatgttttatagtatattttttttaaaataatacttagtaaatattaacaaataaataagtattgatacaaattttaaagtataataaaaaaatatttgtaaataGGTTGTTATGTTgccctttaagaggagagagataagatatattttcttttttaatatataaatttagataaatatttgctaaatgttctgaattgttcatttttatcatatatattttattgttatagcTATCAATGTATACACATTcaaatattttgttaaaaattctatattttattaattatatggtaaaataatgataatataatatgcgttgatatgaaataataaaatggaatttaacatgaattgagtCTTTAACCCATTCTACAATGGgttcaaatttttataatataaaaccacatatcccaaattgtgtctttaacaaatatataaaaatgatacctttataatgtattattatgtgtctttttgataaaattaatatttaattgtatGAATCTTCCACAATAAAGCAATActtcaatattaattattggtattttactaaattatatgtatagtcatataataataacgagttctatatatcatattatttataatcattagaataatatatgacatgaaattttattaatatacttatatcttattttttaaatctttaaAAATGTAGTTTATTTATACCACAGAACTATAAagcataaaaattaatagtgattaatatattattataccttatgataaataaatttaagtGTGTAAAACAActtatattaatacaaatgtaaaataccaaaaaataatagtaactacaattacaacttcaaaaaatgttagaagaataataatgttataaaCTGTGTTACATTATCGATTATTAATCGATATTCCatacatctatattttatgaatatctattattacagttcggTTGGACaacatgatttaaattaaaatcaatatggtacaaataataagttttactaaataaaatatttcatcaaccaaagaaacatattgtgttatacataattcaatataaccacAGATTAAAAACTTTTATataggcaattatgataaagcataatatgaattcatatataatcaatatctatattaatatatacaatatagacattttattttaatcatattaaatcggcatgaacactcaattgtatatattatactttatggaAAATATGATATGTGACCCCTTTCATATTAGATTATGCCcctttttggttgcatatttaggCTTTTGAATTTCATCTCGTGATTAAATATACGGGtatagtacatatatttaattagtgtttaaattataaaaaattaaataaagatataatacttagccctaatccgaatatgggttccacagcataaaaactatataaaaattatgcaaaaattgtgatcaaaaattacttatttccaaatagacagtttcttaaaatatattaatcattattaatattcctGAATTAGTCACTCTCtttgaatcatatattaatgattcattttcttctttatattttttattttttctcttatatattgtttttgaaatcgtttccgaaatccaaatagcgaatactaatataaaaacggtaaacgaattattttttttttaatgttttcatatatataatgaaaatattttttaattccttattatttaccttataagaaattcctaaaaaaaatgctattgcaccaaatatcgataaaactgtaaataatttatttcctatcgacgaacttgatgtaTCTACAGATGCTAGTGCAGAAACGTCTGTTATATCTGGAAGGGATGTACAAcctttacatttattttttaaattattataatcagttgataaaGTAGACAATATTTGACGATGTGGGGAACCTTCATTATTATAGTCATTGTTGAgctctttatattttttaataaaatcatTCACATTATTTGACAATGTGGTACCATAATTATTCGTTTCAACATTATCATACATActacataataatttgaatgcaccataaaatttagacagatcttcaatattaatattcagcaaatcattttgttcattcaTAAATTCCTTAAGATTTGCAATTGTATAGGcttcttttataaattttttatatttatgattatttattacatgtttagtataaaaatcgtTTATTTGGGTGGATTGGTGATCTGAGTTTTGCTTTAATTTGTAACTAAACCATGAAATCATATATAGAATAAATgtattagtattatttttattatgttttttattttgtattgcAGAATAACATTGTCCAAGTAACCATAAAAATCCAATCGTAATTTTTTCGAGTTCACTTTTGCAGTCTTTATTAGGGCAATAATTTTGGAAATCACTAATTTGTTCTAGATCGAATTCTGCCTCTTCATCTAATTCATCGGGTAAATACTtcctcaaaatataaaattttgaacACTAAAAAcccatttaaaaaaaatgataaaaatatgtattaagaaagtattattaaaataaaacttaatgaagtttataggaaatataatatcaaaaagtTTACATACTATAGAATCATCCATTATGCtggaatataatttataatctcTGGGTTAAGGGGTATCATAttagttttatatatatatatactaaaatagataatacaattatttaaccctatatacaGCAATTATctgtagataaaaatatatttattattattaatttcaatttaaaattaatatggaataataatataatattattactaaaagaatattatatttttgtttatggTAATTAGATAAATTACCTTATTTTGGGGGGTATTTAAacatttattatcatatatataatacaattttgcataaattggtatccttaataacactcatatgagcattattataaaaattaaagtaacattataatgaatttaaaatatatcttcttatacatatgctttaatataaaaaataaacatcatatcttttgttttaatagcTGTCCTTctaaaacataaaaactgtatatatctaaaaaataaaaaattctattattactagaatccttaaaagtatataaatatattttttctaatatattttaaatatttatatacttgtttcttataatatataatacagttttttctaaaattataacatttacgAAATAAGTTGCATTGCTCCCgtttttaattgcatatacataattttaatattttttttacttaatATGGACAAAttcataattcattttaataaatccaataaatttatttttattcctatataattcaatttagaaatatatttgattgggtaattttataatatattttgcacatcttttccacggtttaaaacgacaattagcatTGAAACCGTATATATTGTGCTATTTATAACCTTAAATGAGTCTTTGAatgcatattgtttttaaaataatatttagtaaatattaaatattaacatataaataagtattgatccaaattttaaagtataatagaaaactatgtgtaTTAGGTTGGTATATTGTCATTttagaggagagagataagatatatttgctcttttaatatataaatttatataaatattttttaaattttctacatttacatttttatcctatatattgtattgctattgttatcaatgtatatgcattcaaataatttgttaaaatttttatattttattaattatatgataaaacaatGTGTTTATGATTAAAGATGATTCACTAAACactgataatataatatgtgttaatatggaataataaaagaaaatataacatGAGTTGAATCTTTAaccttttctttatttatccaattttttagaatataaaactacatatcccaaattatatttttaacaaatatataacatttatccctttataatgtattattgtgtcttttcaataaaattaatattaatgtttaattatatgatatttccacaataaaacaatatttcaatattagttattggtagagcattttattatattatatgtatataataataacactattctatctatcatattatttataattattagaaaaattattagaacaaaatattatattaaattttattaacattcttatatgaaattatattaatcattTGAAATATAACTTATTTATGCCCCAAAACtgtaaagtttaaaaattaatagtgattaacctattattatatctttatgataaataaattaaagtgTATAAAACAACTTAtattaatactaattaattttaatacaaatgtaaagagaatacaaaaagagaatagtaactacaattaaaacttaaaatttagaagcataataatattttatagacaatgttatattgtcgattctcgatcgatatttatgaaactatattttatggccatctattatatattagtagTGTATTTAATTAACATTAAAGCATACCCATTAACCTGACGATATATTGTAATGTAGAGGAATATTCAAAACTAATCGAATTCTAATTTATAcctcatatataataatattatactgttcggttattaaaatacgatttaaattaaaataaatatcatacaaataagttttactatataaaatgtttcatcaaataaagaaacatattgtgTTATTCATGATTCAATATAGTCTCTGATTAACaatctttatataatagacaattaCGATATTGCATAATACGacttcatatataatcaatatctatattaatatatacaatatagacattttattttaatcatattaaatatatattaacactcattttaatatattataacttatggaAAAAATGGTATGCAAcccctttcatattaatgactATATCCCCTTTTTGTTTCATATTCAAATATAATCTCGAGACTAAACATAcggaataataaatatatttaattagtattCAAAGaccaaaaatattatcaaattataaaaaattaaattacaaTATCCCCCAAACAATAGACCAAAATGCAGATCcaatgaataaaattataacccATAATATATAACCTTGACCCATAAAACAAAAACACTTCGACATCAagaatattagaattaaaaaattaattatatatatattttttgactTTACAACTTTATgtttcaatattttatttttatattttatttatttgtatttttttaattttgtatatactATGCTTTACTATTAAAAaggaatttataaaaaatcatGGATATCAATATTACtaccaataaataatttttataaaattaagaatTTCGCtagaaaaaatttatttaataaatttcgGTTAAAATTGGTAAAACAAATTACAGAAAGCTCGATTTACcaccatatatattttatgatgaATTATTAGCATTATTATTGTGGTAGTAGATGCTGCAACCATGCATAAACTTAACTATAATTTTCAGACtgaattcatttttttaatgtttacaaataaaagacatttttatactaaaaaagaatcatcatataaaaattgaaaaaagaaataaaaaaaaaataataaaaaaattattttaatataattattaatataatttttatattactttggtcgtttatttattaatgtaagcatatataattatattaaaattgcaTGCTACccaaattatattaaaacaaatatatatttttattttaaatgattgattttttattagGTAAAAATAGAAtcgtttttttctattatatataaatataattatatatgtaattcCATACGTAGTGAgctgtttatatattttagacTAAGTTTAgtcaattataaaaatataaaacttacGTATTCATAATGCTATATACtaaaaatatcatttatataatataattaaaattatttatttttagatattataaataataattaaattatgaatcataatatttttgatattcattatttatgaatGCTTCTGTTATTAGCGTTGTTTTGtgattaaattaattaaataaaaaatatattaaacttatAAATCTGGTAAAATAATACAGATTTGtcgtttaaataataatttgaatttttttaaaaaatatatttgttttttatactttattgGAGAAAGTTATTTGcttcaattttaattatacttGTCCAGATTTCCGagttattcatttttaattaaaaaaatactaatatatattttgtttgtaaacttcaaaaatgaataaattttgcattcaaattgttttatttcttttaagcATCTCCGTATGCGTGAATACTAAATCCATTGTAGCTAATCTTGATCCAACAAAAGATACAGAATCCAAATCAACAAAATGTTATTCTACGTAAGAAAAtacaacatatatattacatatttcattatgaatatattaaatgtacGTCTTTGCagaaatgttataatataaatacaataactttatttttgcacgcattaaaaatatgttcatttttagaAATGATGACTCAgatgaaatatatgaaaaaaacaagcACCTATTATGT
Proteins encoded in this region:
- a CDS encoding PIR protein, whose protein sequence is MDDSICSKFYILRKYLPDELDEEAEFDLEQISDFQNYCPNKDCKSELEKITIGFLWLLGQCYSAIQNKKHNKNNTNTFILYMISWFSYKLKQNSDHQSTQINDFYTKHVINNHKYKKFIKEAYTIANLKEFMNEQNDLLNINIEDLSKFYGAFKLLCSMYDNVETNNYGTTLSNNVNDFIKKYKELNNDYNNEGSPHRQILSTLSTDYNNLKNKCKGCTSLPDITDVSALASVDTSSSSIGNKLFTVLSIFGAIAFFLGISYKYSLFGFRKRFQKQYIREKIKNIKKKMNH